Proteins from one Primulina huaijiensis isolate GDHJ02 chromosome 18, ASM1229523v2, whole genome shotgun sequence genomic window:
- the LOC140965268 gene encoding uncharacterized protein, translated as MLSLNKPFTSFPLQISCPIQHCHIYSLPVGRPIRSARDNDSNTTSSDDVNASPTLPPPITPPETVEIRFKRGSRKRRKQQEDGVINKMQSKKASAPKDWESMNLTEKATELYIGEKGLLFWLNKLAYASIFIIIGGWILFRFVGPALNLYQLDAPPLSPTSILKGS; from the coding sequence ATGCTATCCTTGAATAAACCTTTCACTTCTTTTCCCTTGCAAATATCATGTCCAATTCAACATTGCCACATTTATTCTCTACCTGTAGGACGACCTATCAGAAGCGCTAGAGATAATGACAGTAACACCACTAGCAGTGATGACGTAAATGCATCACCAACTCTCCCCCCACCCATCACACCACCAGAAACAGTAGAAATACGGTTCAAAAGGGGTtcgagaaaaagaagaaagcaACAAGAAGATGGTGTTATCAATAAAATGCAATCTAAGAAGGCTTCGGCTCCCAAGGACTGGGAATCCATGAATCTCACTGAGAAGGCAACAGAGCTGTATATAGGTGAGAAGGGTCTATTATTCTGGCTTAACAAGCTAGCTTATGCTTCCATCTTTATAATTATCGGAGGATGGATACTGTTCCGTTTTGTTGGTCCTGCACTCAACTTGTATCAGCTAGACGCCCCTCCGCTGTCTCCAACGTCCATATTGAAGGGTTCATGA